In Thiospirochaeta perfilievii, a single window of DNA contains:
- a CDS encoding Gx transporter family protein — translation MKSMPSRSNSYNIIPILGALSLFFSVIEYIIPKPIPFLRIGLANIPILLSLVLLTPKKTILLIFIKSIGSSLIAGTIFSWIFLYSLSGSLASGIIMLIFYRVFNRWISMIGISVIGALSSNLVQISFATLLLGSGAKYIGLPILITGLITGIVIGYFTNNFLDKSLWIRSNKLNIQ, via the coding sequence ATGAAGTCGATGCCATCACGTTCTAATAGTTACAATATAATACCTATTTTAGGAGCACTTTCCCTTTTTTTCTCGGTTATTGAGTATATTATACCTAAACCTATACCATTCCTTAGAATAGGACTTGCAAATATACCAATCCTACTCTCCCTAGTACTACTAACCCCTAAAAAGACTATTTTATTAATTTTTATCAAGTCAATTGGTTCTTCACTAATTGCCGGGACTATCTTTAGTTGGATTTTTTTATACTCACTTTCTGGATCTTTAGCTAGCGGGATTATTATGTTAATCTTTTACAGAGTTTTTAATAGATGGATTTCAATGATAGGTATAAGTGTTATTGGAGCATTAAGTAGTAACTTAGTACAAATATCATTTGCAACACTACTACTAGGTTCTGGAGCTAAGTATATTGGGTTGCCTATACTTATTACAGGATTAATAACAGGTATAGTTATCGGATATTTCACTAATAATTTTTTAGACAAGTCCCTTTGGATAAGGAGTAACAAATTAAACATACAGTAG
- a CDS encoding M15 family metallopeptidase: MRNIFYITLYIVILSTSIYTQNLHNKFNINSDDLAKVIINEDEITKKAITTTPVNFLTLVDKLLNNSVDLTLVDKNHRLLENYIPPKMVNLSDFDLHTRYKTMLFAQYAIDDFIQMSNDAKKNNIDIFIASTYRSYGFQNRIFNNMKNFHGEEKAATIVAYPGASQHQLGTAVDFGTITTAYAYTDAGKWLKENSWKYGFTLSYPKGKESLTTYIWEPWHYRYIGPAGALIQRNYFNDIQQNFLIFWDKYSAFFLERHIH; this comes from the coding sequence ATGAGAAATATTTTTTACATAACTTTATATATAGTAATATTATCAACTTCAATTTATACCCAAAATTTACATAATAAATTTAATATAAATAGTGATGACCTAGCGAAGGTAATTATTAATGAAGATGAAATTACAAAAAAAGCCATAACAACTACTCCTGTCAACTTTCTAACACTTGTAGATAAACTCCTTAATAATAGTGTTGATTTAACCTTAGTTGATAAAAACCATAGACTATTAGAAAACTATATCCCTCCTAAAATGGTCAATTTAAGTGATTTCGATCTGCACACAAGATATAAAACAATGCTTTTTGCCCAATATGCAATAGATGATTTTATTCAGATGTCAAATGATGCAAAGAAAAATAATATCGATATTTTTATAGCATCAACCTATAGATCCTATGGTTTTCAAAATAGAATATTTAACAATATGAAAAATTTTCACGGTGAAGAAAAAGCAGCAACAATTGTGGCATACCCAGGAGCGAGTCAACACCAGCTAGGAACAGCTGTTGATTTTGGGACAATAACAACAGCTTATGCTTACACAGATGCTGGTAAATGGTTAAAAGAGAATAGTTGGAAGTATGGTTTCACCCTATCCTATCCCAAGGGAAAAGAGAGTTTAACAACATATATATGGGAACCTTGGCACTATAGGTATATTGGACCTGCAGGAGCACTAATTCAACGAAATTATTTTAACGACATACAGCAAAATTTTCTTATTTTTTGGGATAAATACAGTGCATTTTTTTTAGAAAGGCATATACACTAA
- the asnS gene encoding asparagine--tRNA ligase: MDRRIKEILQTPAKEQELTVNGWVRSKRDSKAVCFIALNDGSCMSNIQIIIDKENSNENLLNAINQLNTGASCSVNGILVESLGKGQTVEIQAKNITVLGEAPDDYPLQKKRHSFEFLRDIAHLRPRSNTFAAVARVRNAMSFAVHKYFQENGFLYVNTPIITESDAEGAGEMFQVTTIPMEKLSGGVDYTRDFFGKKASLTVSGQLMGETYATALGNIYTFGPTFRAENSNTTKHLSEFWMIEPEMAFCDINMNIDIAEEFLKYILQYVLDNCQEDMAFFNQHIEKGVIEKLENVIKSEFKRVTYTEAIDILEKSNEKFQYPVSWGIDLHTEHEKYLTKHFNGAVAVVDYPKDIKAFYMKLNEDGKTVRGVDILVPRLGEIIGGSERENDYETLLGKIKEVGLDPEEYSWYLDTRKYGSVPHSGFGLGFARLIMYVTGMENIRDVIPFPRSSKNLKF; the protein is encoded by the coding sequence ATGGATAGACGGATAAAAGAGATTCTACAAACCCCTGCAAAAGAGCAGGAATTGACAGTTAATGGCTGGGTTAGATCCAAAAGAGATTCTAAAGCAGTATGTTTTATAGCATTAAATGATGGTTCATGTATGAGTAATATACAGATCATTATTGATAAAGAGAATTCTAATGAGAATTTATTAAATGCTATAAATCAGCTTAATACCGGTGCTAGTTGTAGTGTAAACGGAATTCTAGTTGAGTCTTTAGGTAAGGGTCAAACAGTCGAAATACAGGCAAAAAATATCACTGTCCTAGGGGAAGCTCCAGATGATTATCCTCTGCAAAAAAAGAGACACTCATTTGAATTTTTAAGGGATATAGCCCATTTACGACCAAGAAGTAATACATTTGCTGCTGTTGCTAGGGTTAGAAACGCAATGAGTTTTGCTGTGCATAAATATTTCCAAGAGAATGGATTCCTATATGTAAATACACCTATAATCACAGAGAGTGATGCAGAAGGTGCTGGAGAGATGTTCCAAGTTACAACTATTCCTATGGAGAAACTATCAGGTGGAGTTGACTATACAAGGGACTTCTTTGGTAAAAAGGCATCCTTAACTGTTAGTGGCCAACTAATGGGTGAAACATACGCTACAGCCCTTGGTAATATATACACCTTTGGACCAACGTTTAGAGCAGAAAACTCCAATACTACAAAACATTTATCTGAGTTTTGGATGATTGAACCAGAGATGGCTTTTTGTGATATTAATATGAACATAGACATTGCTGAGGAGTTTTTAAAATATATATTACAGTATGTACTAGACAACTGTCAGGAAGATATGGCGTTTTTTAATCAACACATAGAAAAGGGTGTTATTGAGAAACTAGAGAATGTAATTAAGAGTGAGTTTAAAAGGGTTACATACACCGAGGCTATAGATATTTTAGAGAAATCTAATGAGAAATTCCAATACCCTGTAAGCTGGGGAATAGACCTACATACAGAGCATGAAAAGTACTTAACAAAACATTTTAATGGAGCTGTTGCAGTTGTTGACTATCCTAAGGATATTAAAGCCTTCTATATGAAACTAAATGAAGATGGAAAGACTGTAAGAGGTGTAGATATTTTAGTTCCTAGACTAGGTGAAATAATTGGTGGATCCGAAAGAGAGAATGATTACGAGACGCTTTTAGGGAAAATCAAAGAAGTAGGGTTAGATCCTGAAGAGTACTCTTGGTATTTAGATACAAGAAAGTATGGCTCTGTACCACATTCAGGTTTTGGTCTTGGATTTGCAAGATTGATAATGTATGTAACTGGTATGGAAAATATTAGGGATGTTATACCCTTCCCAAGAAGTTCTAAAAATCTTAAATTCTAA
- a CDS encoding nucleoside kinase — MNKINLTIDKKNYEVDQYSNLITILEDKSIIAASANNKIISLHHELKSNCNIEPIYIDTIPGSRAYRQTLCFILSMAAKEVLPNKKLIIGHSLGHAFYYYFLDEIVTEDELILLENRMHEIVEEDRPIKENYISWVEAVNYFKSIHQYDTAQLLEYRTEDDLKIVDCLGFKEIYHMPLAPSTGYIKTFDLVNKGNGFLLHFPHSLNPKKLTPVEDMPVIFGIFQDYKKWVKIQEVHCVGKLNELSLTKSIRHFIKLSETEHDRQIVNIASKIQKNIDSVKAILIAGPSSSGKTTFSKKLALALEINGIKPINISLDDYYLPHDKVPVDEFGEKDLETVHALNIPLLNQNLIDLLAGKETYIPINDFTKGIQILEGRKLKLEENNVLIIEGIHALNDELTDKVPKSSKFKIYISALTGLNLDDNNRISSTDNRLLRRMVRDYNFRRYSADNTFNIWPSVNRGEKKYIFPFQGSADCVFNSALPYEIAVLKIYAEPLLRTIRPDNANYNEAVRILNLLSNFTPIPEDLVPSDSLIREFIGKSYFKY, encoded by the coding sequence ATGAATAAGATTAATTTAACAATAGATAAAAAAAATTATGAAGTAGATCAGTATTCTAATTTAATAACTATTTTAGAAGATAAAAGTATAATTGCCGCATCGGCAAATAATAAAATAATATCTCTACACCACGAGTTAAAGTCAAACTGTAATATAGAACCAATCTATATAGATACTATTCCTGGATCTAGAGCATACAGACAGACACTATGTTTTATTTTATCCATGGCAGCAAAGGAAGTTCTACCTAATAAGAAGTTAATTATTGGCCACTCTCTAGGTCACGCATTTTACTACTACTTTCTTGACGAAATAGTAACAGAGGATGAACTAATTCTTTTAGAAAATAGAATGCACGAGATTGTAGAAGAGGATAGACCTATAAAGGAGAACTACATCTCATGGGTTGAAGCTGTTAACTATTTCAAATCTATTCACCAGTACGATACAGCCCAGCTTTTAGAGTATAGAACAGAGGATGACCTTAAAATTGTTGATTGTCTAGGGTTTAAAGAGATATATCACATGCCCTTAGCTCCATCTACCGGGTATATTAAGACCTTTGATTTAGTTAATAAGGGTAACGGGTTTTTACTTCACTTCCCCCACTCATTAAACCCTAAAAAACTAACACCGGTAGAGGATATGCCAGTTATTTTTGGTATATTTCAAGACTATAAAAAATGGGTTAAAATCCAAGAAGTTCACTGTGTAGGTAAATTAAACGAGTTATCATTAACAAAGAGTATTAGGCACTTTATTAAGTTATCCGAAACAGAACATGATAGACAAATTGTTAACATTGCATCAAAAATACAAAAAAATATCGATAGTGTAAAGGCAATTTTAATAGCAGGTCCATCCTCTTCAGGGAAGACTACATTTTCAAAAAAATTAGCCCTTGCATTGGAGATAAATGGTATAAAACCAATTAATATCTCCCTTGATGACTACTATCTTCCCCATGATAAGGTACCAGTAGATGAGTTTGGTGAGAAGGATCTAGAAACTGTTCATGCTCTTAATATACCCCTTCTTAATCAGAATCTGATTGATCTACTCGCAGGGAAAGAGACATATATTCCAATAAATGACTTTACTAAAGGGATACAGATATTAGAGGGTAGGAAGCTAAAATTAGAAGAAAATAATGTCCTAATTATTGAGGGTATACACGCATTAAATGATGAACTAACAGATAAAGTACCCAAATCATCAAAGTTTAAAATTTATATTTCAGCCCTTACAGGACTTAATCTTGATGATAACAATAGGATCTCTTCAACAGATAATAGATTATTAAGGCGTATGGTTAGGGATTATAACTTTCGAAGATATAGTGCAGATAATACATTTAATATTTGGCCTAGTGTTAATAGGGGTGAAAAGAAATATATATTCCCATTTCAAGGAAGTGCAGATTGTGTTTTTAATTCAGCCCTACCCTATGAGATAGCAGTACTAAAAATATATGCAGAACCTCTGCTTAGAACTATTAGGCCAGATAATGCAAACTATAATGAAGCTGTTAGAATACTTAATCTATTATCCAATTTTACCCCAATACCTGAGGATTTAGTACCATCAGATTCACTTATTAGAGAGTTTATAGGAAAGAGTTATTTTAAATATTAA